From Zingiber officinale cultivar Zhangliang chromosome 5B, Zo_v1.1, whole genome shotgun sequence, the proteins below share one genomic window:
- the LOC121984796 gene encoding UDP-N-acetylglucosamine--dolichyl-phosphate N-acetylglucosaminephosphotransferase-like codes for MATRRKPSSKTVDVRPPISAKENKPLPVEDPPLAPPKLGIIVPTAAAFFLPFFYLVFVHYQIEPELRRSISISAAMSFGAFVVALRMIPVAARYVLRRNLFGFDINKKGTQQGAIKVPESLGIVIGFVYLVVAILFQHFNFTSDSNWLVEYNAALASICFMILLGFVDDVLDLPWRVKLVLPSFATLPLLMAYAGHTTIIIPKPLIQYVGVAVLDLGWIYKLYMGMLAVFCTNSINIHAGLNGLEAGQTVVISAAVLIHNVMQIGASTNSEYQQAHAFSIYLVLPLLATSLALLSYNWYPSSVFVGDTYTYFAGMALAVVGILGHFSETLLLFFLPQVLNFLYSCPQLFKIIPCPRHRLPKFDLQTGLLTGTKDGTLVNLFLRLFGRCTEKMLCIRLLIFQALSCLFCFWLRHFLAGWYK; via the exons ATGGCGACTCGCCGGAAGCCCTCCTCAAAAACTGTAGACGTCCGGCCGCCGATCTCGGCTAAGGAAAACAAACCGCTGCCTGTGGAAGACCCGCCCCTGGCTCCGCCGAAACTTGGCATCATCGTCCCAACCGCCGCCGCGTTTTTCCTCCCATTCTTTTACCTCGTCTTCGTGCACTACCAGATCGAGCCCGAATTGCGTAGATCCATCTCCATAAGTGCCGCCATGAGCTTCGGCGCCTTCGTCGTGGCGCTGCGAATGATCCCCGTGGCGGCACGCTACGTGCTGCGCCGAAATCTCTTCGGGTTTGACATCAATAAGAAGGGGACTCAGCAGGGAGCCATCAAAGT GCCTGAATCTTTGGGCATCGTTATTGGATTTGTCTACTTGGTTGTTGCTATATTGTTTCAGCATTTCAACTTCACATCAGACTCCAAT TGGCTTGTTGAATATAATGCAGCACTGGCTTCTATCTGCTTCATGATTCTTCTGGGATTTGTGGATGATGTTCTTGACCTCCCTTGGAGAGT AAAATTGGTGCTACCCTCATTTGCAACTCTTCCCTTGTTAATGGCATATGCTGGGCATACTACCATCATCATACCAAAGCCACTTATTCAATATGTTGGAGTAGCTGTTCTTGATTTAG GTTGGATTTACAAGCTATATATGGGCATGCTGGCAGTCTTTTGCACAAACTCCATTAACATCCATGCTGGTTTAAATGGCCTGGAAGCTGGGCAGACTGTTGTAATTTCTGCTGCA GTCTTAATCCATAATGTGATGCAAATTGGTGCATCCACAAACTCGGAATATCAACAGGCTCATGcattttctatttatcttgtccTTCCCTTGCTGGCTACTTCATTGGCTCTACTTTCGTATAACTG GTATCCTTCATCAGTCTTTGTTGGTGATACGTACACCTACTTTGCTGGAATGGCTTTGGCTGTAGTTGGAATTCTTGGCCATTTCAG TGAGACACTCCTGCTCTTCTTCTTGCCTCAAGTTTTGAATTTCCTGTACTCCTGTCCTCAG CTTTTTAAGATAATTCCTTGTCCAAGGCATCGCCTACCAAA ATTTGATCTTCAAACAGGACTGTTGACCGGGACAAAGGATGGGACCCTGGTCAACCTGTTCCTCAGATTGTTCGGCCGGTGCACCGAAAAGATGCTATGCATTAGACTTCTTATTTTCCAG GCTTTGTCATGCCTTTTCTGTTTCTGGCTGAGGCATTTTCTTGCTGGATGGTACAAATGA
- the LOC121984795 gene encoding glutamate receptor 3.1-like: MKLALLLFLAIFLNLSLGGLNMNDSTMRPATVHVGAIFSHNTTIGRVAKVAIDAAVRDVNADPSILRGTKLAVVMQDSNCNNLIGVVQALQFMETDIVAIIGPQSSVIAHVISHVSNELQVPLVSFAATDPTLNSLQYPFFVRSIQSDLFQMAAVADLVDHYQWNQVIAIFIDDDHGRNGVTSLGDKLAEKRHMISCKAALRPGATSSDIMDLLVKVALMGSRIIVLHVSPDIGIKIFSTARYLGMMSNGYVWIATDWLSSLLDSSAPLDATTMETMQGVLSLRQHTADSKLKNMLISRWSQLIKNEKAENFKLNSYGLYAYDTVWLVSHALDAFFSDGGRVSFSNDSNLLDTEGGSLHLEAMSVFDQGQALLDKILSTSFDGVTGKFQFDHERNLIQPAYDLLNIIGTGWRTIGYWSNYSGLSIASPEKLYEKPANLSTSNQQLLSVIWPGDTMAKPRGWVFPNNGKELRIGVPKRFSFRQFVSVSSDGNDIKGFCIDVFTAAVNLLPYPLPYRFLPYGDGRENPSYAKLAEMVALGEFDAAVGDMTIVTNRTKIVDFTQPYAESGLVLLTAVKKTNSGAWAFLQPFTWEMWCVTAISLLVIGAVIWILEHRLNDEFRGPPRKQIVTVFWFSFSTLFFAHRENTVSATGRMILIIWLFVVLIIQSSYTANLTSILTVQHLQSPVTGIDNLIASDEPIGFQGGSFTENYLAEELGISRSRLIALGPPEDYARALELGPNNGGVAAVVDELPYIQLFLSTQCKFAVVGSEFTRNGWGFAFPRDSPLAVDFSTAILTLSENGDLQRIHDKWLSTDVCSSDINELDSESLQIRSFLGLFLICGMTCVLALLIYFVTVICQYLRHCPTEEANSSAVGSLQRFFSFIDEKEEDAKNRSKRRRMQQEESSVVGSGSLNTNSSNQSSVGFSTTISP, from the exons ATGAAGCTTGCTTTGCTTCTATTTTTGGCTATCTTTCTTAATCTTTCCCTGGGCGGCCTCAATATGAATGACTCCACCATGAGGCCTGCTACAGTGCACGTTGGTGCCATTTTTTCACACAATACCACCATTGGAAGAGTTGCCAAGGTTGCAATTGATGCTGCAGTGAGAGACGTCAATGCAGATCCAAGCATTCTCCGAGGCACCAAACTTGCTGTTGTAATGCAAGACTCCAATTGCAACAACCTCATAGGCGTTGTTCAAG CCTTGCAGTTCATGGAGACGGACATTGTTGCCATCATTGGCCCGCAGTCGTCTGTGATTGCTCATGTCATTTCGCATGTTTCAAATGAGCTCCAAGTCCCTCTTGTGTCCTTTGCTGCAACGGATCCCACACTTAACTCTCTGCAATATCCCTTCTTTGTCCGGAGCATCCAAAGTGACCTCTTCCAAATGGCTGCTGTTGCTGATCTAGTCGATCATTATCAGTGGAACCAGGTTATAGCAATCTTCATCGACGATGATCATGGTCGAAATGGAGTAACTTCTCTCGGAGATAAGCTTGCAGAAAAGCGCCACATGATATCATGCAAGGCTGCATTGCGGCCCGGGGCTACATCGAGCGACATCATGGACTTGTTGGTGAAGGTTGCACTCATGGGTTCAAGGATTATTGTCCTACATGTGAGCCCAGATATCGGTATCAAAATTTTCTCGACAGCAAGATACCTCGGTATGATGTCGAATGGGTATGTTTGGATAGCAACAGATTGGCTTTCTTCTCTGTTAGATTCTTCCGCGCCGTTGGATGCAACAACTATGGAGACAATGCAAGGAGTTCTTTCACTGCGCCAGCATACTGCAGATTCAAAGCTCAAGAACATGCTAATTTCAAGATGGAGCCAACTAATCAAGAATGAGAAGGCTGAAAATTTCAAGTTGAACTCTTATGGACTGTATGCTTACGATACTGTTTGGTTGGTTTCTCATGCATTGGATGCCTTTTTCAGCGATGGAGGGAGGGTTTCATTTTCTAATGACTCGAATTTGCTTGACACGGAGGGAGGGAGCCTACATCTCGAGGCCATGAGTGTGTTTGATCAGGGACAGGCTTTGCTGGACAAGATTCTCAGCACAAGTTTTGATGGTGTAACTGGTAAATTCCAGTTTGATCATGAAAGGAATCTGATTCAACCAGCCTATGATTTGCTCAATATAATAGGAACTGGGTGGAGAACAATTGGTTACTGGTCAAATTATTCTGGTTTGTCAATTGCATCTCCTGAAAAGTTGTATGAAAAACCAGCAAATCTTTCCACTTCAAATCAACAACTGCTCAGTGTGATTTGGCCCGGCGATACCATGGCCAAACCTCGCGGATGGGTCTTCCCTAACAATGGAAAGGAACTGAGAATTGGAGTTCCAAAAAGATTTAGTTTCAGACAATTTGTTTCAGTATCATCAGATGGCAACGACATCAAAGGTTTCTGCATAGACGTGTTCACTGCTGCAGTCAACTTGTTGCCTTATCCTCTTCCCTACAGATTCTTACCCTACGGAGATGGCCGTGAGAATCCCAGCTATGCGAAGCTCGCTGAAATGGTTGCATTGGGT GAATTTGATGCTGCCGTTGGTGACATGACCATAGTAACAAATCGAACTAAGATTGTTGACTTTACACAGCCATATGCTGAATCTGGGCTCGTACTACTGACCGCCGTGAAAAAGACTAACTCCGGCGCATGGGCTTTCTTGCAGCCGTTTACTTGGGAAATGTGGTGTGTCACAGCGATCTCCTTACTTGTAATAGGAGCAGTGATTTGGATCCTCGAGCACCGGCTCAACGATGAATTCCGTGGCCCTCCTAGAAAACAGATAGTTACTGTGTTTTG GTTCAGCTTCTCAACTCTATTCTTTGCACACA GGGAAAACACTGTAAGCGCTACAGGGCGTATGATCCTCATAATATGGCTCTTCGTCGTGCTGATAATTCAGTCGAGCTACACAGCGAATCTGACCTCAATTCTAACTGTCCAACATCTGCAATCGCCAGTAACAGGCATTGATAACTTGATTGCTAGTGATGAGCCTATAGGGTTCCAAGGCGGTTCATTTACTGAAAACTATCTCGCCGAGGAGCTTGGCATTTCGAGGTCCAGACTAATCGCTCTTGGTCCCCCTGAAGACTACGCAAGAGCACTTGAGCTTGGACCAAACAATGGGGGTGTTGCCGCTGTGGTGGATGAGCTGCCCTATATCCAGCTCTTTCTCTCGACTCAATGCAAGTTTGCTGTGGTAGGATCAGAATTTACCCGAAACGGCTGGGGATTC GCATTTCCGAGGGACTCTCCTTTAGCCGTCGACTTCTCTACTGCGATCCTTACGCTGTCAGAGAACGGCGATCTCCAACGAATCCACGACAAGTGGCTGAGCACGGACGTGTGCAGCTCCGACATCAACGAGCTCGATTCTGAATCCCTCCAAATAAGAAGCTTCTTGGGTCTGTTTTTGATATGTGGAATGACGTGTGTTCTTGCTTTGCTCATATATTTCGTGACCGTGATTTGTCAATATCTTCGCCACTGTCCCACGGAGGAGGCCAATTCTTCCGCGGTGGGCAGCCTGCAGAGGTTCTTCTCTTTCATtgatgagaaggaagaagatgccaAGAACAGGTCGAAAAGAAGAAGGATGCAGCAAGAAGAAAGCAGTGTGGTTGGCAGTGGAAGTCTCAATACGAATAGTTCCAATCAAAGTTCTGTGGGATTTAGCACTACTATATCTCCATAA